A portion of the bacterium genome contains these proteins:
- a CDS encoding O-antigen ligase family protein, giving the protein MAPRSVPPWLRRLADVVLAFTAVTIPLSISGMQIGIGTLFGLAVLAPLVGARVVRRTPLDGWLALFLGVLVLSTLASLRPHEAGGWSRMWVLIGFFGIYWWLDPARAVRFTGWLVAGGTVAAVYGVVQHWTGADWYRTLMGRELEVRARVEGAGGYAVIGFFSSYLTFAHLMVFPLAAATTRALAGSVRAGGASVLMLASIVLSTARGAWIALLGGVVVLALVGGRRWAVRLVPAALVVAALTVGASPHLRAQIEPMFTLEGPNAGRVAIYRANLDIVHDHPWLGFGFGRYRPHAKPYYEPYPAADRKSHAHNNFLHMAAEAGLLGLTAFALLYAAILRLGWEAVRATRGGPIGPTAAGAWLGIVAFLLGGLTQYNFGDNEVAIAMWATTAVLLRCRDA; this is encoded by the coding sequence GTGGCGCCGCGCTCCGTCCCTCCGTGGCTACGGCGGCTCGCCGACGTCGTGCTGGCGTTCACCGCGGTCACGATCCCGCTGTCGATCAGCGGCATGCAGATCGGCATCGGCACGCTGTTCGGCCTCGCCGTCCTGGCGCCGCTGGTCGGTGCGCGCGTCGTGCGGCGCACGCCGCTCGACGGCTGGCTGGCGCTCTTCCTCGGGGTGCTCGTGCTGAGCACGCTCGCGAGCCTGCGCCCGCACGAGGCGGGCGGGTGGTCGCGCATGTGGGTGCTGATCGGCTTCTTCGGCATCTACTGGTGGCTCGATCCCGCGCGCGCGGTGCGCTTCACGGGGTGGCTCGTCGCCGGCGGGACGGTCGCCGCGGTGTACGGCGTGGTGCAGCACTGGACCGGCGCGGATTGGTACCGCACGCTCATGGGGCGCGAGCTCGAGGTGCGGGCGCGCGTCGAGGGTGCGGGCGGTTACGCCGTCATCGGGTTCTTCTCGAGCTACCTCACCTTCGCGCATCTCATGGTGTTCCCGCTCGCGGCGGCGACCACGCGCGCGCTCGCCGGCAGCGTGCGCGCCGGCGGCGCGTCGGTGCTGATGCTCGCGTCGATCGTGCTGTCGACGGCGCGCGGAGCGTGGATCGCGCTGCTGGGCGGCGTCGTCGTGCTGGCGCTGGTCGGCGGCCGGCGGTGGGCGGTACGGCTCGTGCCGGCGGCGCTCGTCGTGGCGGCGCTGACCGTCGGTGCGTCGCCGCACCTGCGGGCGCAGATCGAGCCCATGTTCACGCTCGAGGGGCCCAACGCCGGCCGGGTGGCGATCTACCGCGCCAACCTCGACATCGTGCACGACCACCCGTGGCTCGGCTTCGGCTTCGGGCGCTACCGTCCGCACGCCAAGCCCTACTACGAGCCGTACCCCGCGGCCGATCGGAAATCGCACGCGCACAACAACTTCCTCCACATGGCAGCGGAAGCGGGCCTGCTCGGTCTGACGGCGTTCGCGCTGCTCTACGCGGCGATCCTGCGGCTCGGCTGGGAGGCCGTGCGCGCCACCCGCGGCGGACCGATCGGCCCCACGGCCGCGGGTGCGTGGCTCGGCATCGTCGCCTTCCTCCTCGGCGGGCTCACGCAGTACAACTTCGGCGACAACGAGGTGGCGATCGCGATGTGGGCGACCACCGCCGTGCTGCTGCGCTGCCGGGACGCGTGA